In Haemorhous mexicanus isolate bHaeMex1 chromosome 21, bHaeMex1.pri, whole genome shotgun sequence, the following proteins share a genomic window:
- the TMEM250 gene encoding transmembrane protein 250 has translation MPVIPIPRRVRSFHGPHTTCLHSACGPVRSAHLVRTKYNNFDIYLKSRWMYGFIRFLLYFSCSLFTSILWVALSILFCLQYLGIRIFLRFQYKLSIILLLLGRRRVDFSLMNELLIYGIHVTMLLVGGLGWCFMVFVDM, from the coding sequence aTGCCGGTGATCCCCATTCCCCGGCGGGTGCGCTCGTTCCACGGCCCGCACACCACCTGCCTGCACTCCGCCTGCGGCCCCGTGCGCAGCGCGCACCTGGTGCGCACCAAGTACAACAACTTCGACATCTATCTCAAATCGCGATGGATGTACGGCTTCATCCGCTTCCTGCTGTACTTCAGCTGCAGCCTCTTCACCTCCATCCTCTGGGTGGCTCTCTCGATCTTGTTTTGCCTTCAGTACCTCGGCATCCGCATCTTCCTGCGCTTCCAGTACAAACTCTCcatcatcctgctgctgctggggcgGAGGCGGGTGGACTTCAGCCTCATGAATGAACTGCTCATCTACGGGATCCATGTGACCATGCTGCTGGtgggggggctgggctggtgttTCATGGTCTTTGTGGATATGTAA